From Buchnera aphidicola (Nurudea shiraii), the proteins below share one genomic window:
- the tmk gene encoding dTMP kinase: protein MSKSKFIVIEGIEGSGKTTICNFAKKLLFKYGIANVKNLREPGSTPLSEKIRFLIQNSIQHEYIFNETELLLIYAARVQLVKSIINPELKKGNWIINDRHSLSSLAYQGGGRGVKKKTILLLQSIFLKNFIPDITFYLDVQPIIGLKRIQIRNNLDRIEKNTLEFFVKVRNAYLNSIKNNSKIIRINANYNLKLVKSNFKLKFYSWLKENI, encoded by the coding sequence ATGTCAAAAAGCAAATTCATAGTAATTGAAGGAATAGAGGGATCTGGGAAAACTACTATATGTAATTTTGCTAAAAAATTATTATTTAAATATGGAATTGCTAATGTAAAAAATTTAAGAGAACCTGGTAGTACGCCTTTATCTGAAAAAATAAGATTTTTAATTCAAAATTCCATACAACATGAATATATTTTTAACGAAACAGAGCTATTATTGATTTATGCAGCAAGAGTACAATTAGTAAAATCAATTATTAATCCTGAACTTAAAAAAGGAAATTGGATTATTAATGATAGACATTCATTATCTTCTCTAGCTTATCAGGGTGGAGGTAGAGGAGTTAAAAAAAAAACTATATTATTATTACAATCAATTTTTTTAAAGAACTTTATTCCCGACATAACATTTTATTTAGATGTCCAACCTATTATTGGACTAAAACGCATTCAAATAAGAAACAACTTAGATCGAATAGAGAAAAATACATTAGAATTTTTCGTTAAAGTTCGAAACGCATATTTAAATTCTATAAAAAATAACTCTAAAATTATTAGAATTAACGCTAATTATAATTTAAAATTAGTAAAAAGTAACTTCAAATTAAAGTTTTATTCTTGGTTAAAAGAAAACATATGA
- a CDS encoding DNA polymerase III subunit delta' C-terminal domain-containing protein: protein MNLYPWLLTHYENIINHFKRKKNNNSIILETNRGMGVALLVEKIGFWLLCSKKEKTFLFCKKCQDCQLMSTHNHPDWYNVKTLSQKNIIGIEIIRMLRNKITFTATRNKNKIVYFPDISQLTQYGINALLKTLEEPPKNTYFIFVNYFSYPLLSTLRSRCISYRISVPLESISYTWLKSYNSKMQDKTIITLLRVNQGLPILTQKFILKSLWKERNTFFLCIAKFIQDKNFFCILNNFKLGNIEKKIFWLCSLLIDSIKIKHDNENNMINLDNADIINFLKNKLSFHLLDYSFRSWIHCNFKLNSIPGINSELLLTEQLLRWENILNY, encoded by the coding sequence ATGAATTTATATCCATGGTTATTAACTCACTATGAAAACATAATTAATCATTTTAAGCGAAAAAAAAATAATAATTCTATTATTTTAGAGACAAATAGAGGAATGGGTGTTGCTTTATTAGTAGAAAAAATTGGATTTTGGTTATTATGTTCTAAAAAAGAAAAAACGTTTCTTTTTTGCAAAAAATGTCAAGATTGTCAATTAATGAGCACGCATAATCATCCTGATTGGTACAATGTAAAAACTTTATCTCAAAAAAATATAATAGGAATAGAAATTATAAGAATGTTGCGTAATAAAATAACATTTACTGCAACGAGAAATAAAAACAAAATTGTGTATTTTCCTGACATATCACAATTAACACAATATGGAATTAATGCATTATTAAAAACTTTAGAAGAACCACCTAAAAATACATATTTTATATTTGTAAATTACTTTTCTTATCCATTATTATCGACATTACGCAGTCGATGTATTTCGTATAGAATCTCTGTTCCGTTAGAATCAATTAGCTATACTTGGTTAAAAAGTTATAATTCTAAAATGCAAGATAAAACTATTATAACCTTATTACGTGTAAATCAAGGACTTCCTATTTTAACACAAAAATTTATTTTAAAATCTTTATGGAAAGAGCGAAATACATTTTTTCTGTGTATAGCAAAATTTATCCAAGATAAAAATTTTTTTTGTATTTTAAACAATTTTAAGTTAGGAAATATAGAAAAAAAAATTTTTTGGTTATGTAGCTTACTGATCGATTCTATAAAAATAAAACATGATAATGAAAATAACATGATAAATTTAGATAATGCAGATATAATAAATTTTTTAAAAAATAAACTTTCTTTTCATTTGCTTGATTATAGCTTTAGATCATGGATACATTGTAATTTTAAATTAAATAGCATACCTGGAATTAATTCAGAACTGTTATTAACTGAACAACTGTTACGATGGGAAAACATTTTAAATTATTAA
- a CDS encoding YchF/TatD family DNA exonuclease: MFFVDSHCHLDLLNYYNLHSGLEDVLNKSIKNNVKLFLTVSTSINNFNYLKKFIKGNKNILLSCGIHPLNLNLDFNDVKNLKTFSKEKRVIAIGETGLDYYHSTKKQDLQKLLFRKHIRIAIESKKPLLIHTRHAVKDTINILREESAQKCIGIIHSFTENNEIAKHFLNMGFYISFSGIATFKNSEHIRETIKFVPLDKILLETDSPYLSPIPHRGKENQPAYLYNLALIIAKLKKISIETLSYHTTKNFFKLFNLNSRFLNIS; encoded by the coding sequence ATGTTCTTTGTAGACTCACATTGTCATCTAGATCTTTTAAATTACTATAATCTCCATTCTGGATTAGAAGATGTATTAAATAAATCTATTAAAAATAACGTGAAATTGTTCTTAACAGTATCAACGTCTATCAATAATTTTAATTATTTAAAAAAATTTATAAAAGGAAATAAAAATATATTATTATCTTGCGGAATTCACCCTCTAAATCTAAATTTAGACTTTAATGATGTAAAAAATCTAAAAACATTTTCTAAAGAAAAACGAGTAATAGCCATAGGTGAAACAGGATTAGATTATTATCACTCAACAAAAAAACAAGATCTTCAAAAACTATTATTTCGAAAACATATTCGAATCGCGATAGAATCCAAAAAACCATTGTTAATACATACTAGACATGCGGTAAAAGATACGATAAATATCTTAAGAGAAGAATCAGCACAAAAATGCATAGGAATTATTCATTCTTTTACTGAAAATAACGAAATAGCTAAACATTTTTTAAATATGGGATTTTACATATCTTTTTCTGGAATTGCAACATTTAAAAATTCAGAACATATACGAGAAACCATCAAATTTGTACCATTAGATAAAATACTTTTAGAAACAGATTCCCCATATTTATCTCCCATACCTCATAGAGGAAAAGAAAATCAACCAGCTTATTTATATAACTTAGCTCTAATTATTGCCAAATTAAAAAAAATTAGTATTGAAACTCTTTCATATCATACCACAAAAAATTTCTTTAAATTATTTAATTTAAATTCGCGTTTTTTAAATATTTCTTAA
- the ptsG gene encoding PTS glucose transporter subunit IIBC — MFKNIFSNLQKIGRSLMLPVSVLPIAGILLGIGSAKLYFIPHIISSIIAEAGGTVFSNMPLIFAIGIALGFTKNDGVSALAAVIAYSIMIQTLLVTSSFFLNLSILEINQKHLLDTGILGGIIAGSISAFTFNKFYNIQLPDYLGFFSGKRCVPIISGLLAILIGSILSLIWPPIGHIIKNFSEWAAYQNPTLAFGIYGIVERALVPFGLHHIWNVPFQMQIGEYTNITGQTFHGDIARYMAGDSTAGKLSGGFIFKMYGLPFAALAIWRCAYIENRAKIGGIMISGALTSFLTGITEPIEFSFILVAPILYVIHSILAGFAFPICIFLDMKSGTSFSHGLIDFVILSGNSNNFWLFPIIGALYGFIYYSLFYIIIKKLNLKTPGREDSNIISSSKNIKEMVPLLISALGGKNNIVTLDACITRLRITAVDTLKINTKKIKDLGAVGVIISGSGVQIVFGTKSDNIKTEMDYYMSCLSSIQE, encoded by the coding sequence ATGTTTAAAAACATATTTTCAAATTTACAAAAAATAGGAAGATCATTAATGCTTCCCGTTTCTGTATTACCTATTGCAGGAATACTATTAGGAATTGGTTCTGCAAAACTTTATTTTATTCCTCATATTATTTCTAGTATCATAGCTGAAGCAGGAGGAACGGTATTTTCTAATATGCCTTTAATTTTTGCTATTGGCATAGCACTTGGATTTACCAAAAATGATGGAGTATCTGCATTAGCAGCAGTGATAGCTTATAGTATTATGATACAGACGCTTTTAGTAACAAGTTCATTTTTCTTAAATCTTTCAATATTAGAAATAAACCAAAAGCATTTATTAGATACTGGAATATTAGGAGGTATTATAGCTGGATCTATTTCTGCATTTACATTTAATAAATTTTATAATATTCAACTTCCTGATTATTTAGGTTTTTTTTCTGGAAAACGATGTGTTCCAATTATATCAGGATTATTAGCAATTTTGATAGGATCGATTTTATCACTTATTTGGCCTCCTATAGGACATATTATTAAAAATTTTTCAGAATGGGCTGCATATCAAAATCCTACATTAGCCTTTGGAATATATGGTATAGTAGAAAGAGCTCTAGTGCCATTTGGATTACATCATATTTGGAACGTACCTTTTCAAATGCAAATAGGAGAATATACAAATATAACAGGACAAACTTTTCATGGAGATATTGCTAGATATATGGCTGGTGATTCTACAGCGGGAAAATTATCCGGTGGTTTTATATTTAAAATGTATGGTCTTCCCTTTGCAGCACTAGCAATATGGCGTTGTGCTTATATAGAAAATAGAGCTAAAATTGGAGGAATCATGATTTCAGGAGCATTGACTTCTTTTTTAACTGGAATTACTGAACCAATTGAGTTCTCTTTTATATTAGTAGCTCCAATATTATATGTTATACATTCTATTTTAGCTGGTTTTGCTTTTCCCATTTGTATTTTTCTAGATATGAAATCAGGAACTAGTTTTTCTCACGGATTAATTGATTTCGTGATACTTAGTGGAAATAGTAATAACTTTTGGTTATTTCCTATTATAGGAGCATTATACGGTTTTATTTATTATAGTTTATTTTATATAATTATAAAAAAATTAAATTTAAAAACACCAGGACGTGAAGATTCTAATATAATTTCATCATCTAAAAATATAAAAGAAATGGTACCCTTACTAATATCAGCATTAGGAGGAAAAAATAATATTGTAACTTTAGATGCATGCATTACGAGATTACGCATTACAGCTGTTGATACTTTAAAAATAAATACAAAAAAAATTAAAGATCTAGGTGCTGTTGGAGTAATTATATCAGGATCTGGAGTACAAATCGTATTTGGGACTAAATCAGATAATATAAAAACAGAAATGGATTATTATATGTCTTGTCTTTCTTCTATTCAGGAGTAA
- a CDS encoding histidine triad nucleotide-binding protein: protein MKNSNIFKNIIENKTSSKIIYQNKNVTAFHDINPKAPVHILIVSNKLIKSSNDIDKKNIYILSDMFYIAITLAKKFKINETGYRLTINCNAHGGQEIPHLHMHLLGGKNLGRMLT from the coding sequence ATGAAAAATTCAAATATATTTAAAAATATAATAGAAAATAAAACATCTTCAAAAATAATTTATCAAAATAAAAATGTAACTGCGTTTCACGATATTAACCCAAAAGCACCTGTACATATATTAATTGTTTCAAATAAGTTAATTAAATCTTCTAACGATATTGATAAAAAGAATATATATATATTAAGTGATATGTTTTATATAGCAATCACATTAGCTAAAAAATTCAAAATCAATGAAACTGGATATCGATTAACCATAAATTGTAACGCGCACGGTGGCCAAGAGATTCCTCATTTACATATGCACTTACTAGGAGGAAAAAATTTAGGACGCATGTTAACTTAA
- the asnS gene encoding asparagine--tRNA ligase, whose amino-acid sequence MNMFSIFNIHENKIDTNKYISVKGWIKNRRHLKSGVTFIDMYDGSCLNTLQIVAHCSLPNYYEEIENLTTGCSIVVSGKLVKSPKIKQLYEIQAKKIKVIGNIKDPSKYPITSKKHTFEYLRQNSHLRPRTNFIGAISRIRSCLFYTLHQFFCKKGYYWIPVPIITSLNSEGGGEMFRVSTFDFSNIPIDNFLKTNFKKDFFGRESFLSVSGQLNLEAYACALSKVYSFGPIFRAENSNTSRHLAEFWMLEVESAFFTLKDLMDLSESMLKDVVGTVLETCFIDIKFLQNVLNIDIVNRLEKFLSKKFFRIEYKEAISILKKSGKFSDNILSSEINLSSEHEKYLVEKYFKLPTIIINYPKSFKAFYMKLNENNETVASMDLLVPSVGEILGGSEREENLEILDKRISECGLNKKSYWWYRDLRKYGTVPHSGFGLGFERLLSYITGVKNVRDVSPFPRTVRNSNI is encoded by the coding sequence ATGAATATGTTTTCTATATTTAATATACATGAAAATAAAATAGACACGAACAAGTATATTTCTGTAAAAGGTTGGATAAAAAATAGAAGACATTTAAAGTCTGGGGTTACATTTATTGATATGTATGATGGATCTTGTCTTAACACGTTACAAATTGTAGCACATTGTTCTTTACCTAATTATTATGAAGAAATTGAGAATCTTACAACGGGATGTTCTATAGTTGTTAGTGGGAAATTAGTAAAATCTCCAAAAATTAAACAGTTATATGAAATTCAAGCAAAAAAAATAAAAGTAATTGGAAATATAAAAGATCCTTCAAAATACCCTATTACGTCTAAAAAACATACGTTTGAATATTTAAGACAGAACTCTCATTTAAGACCGAGAACTAATTTTATTGGAGCTATATCTAGAATTAGGAGTTGTTTGTTTTATACTTTACATCAATTTTTCTGTAAAAAAGGATATTACTGGATACCAGTTCCCATTATTACTAGCTTAAATTCGGAAGGTGGAGGCGAAATGTTTAGAGTATCTACTTTTGACTTTTCTAATATTCCTATAGACAATTTTTTAAAAACTAATTTTAAAAAAGATTTTTTTGGACGAGAAAGTTTTTTAAGTGTGTCTGGGCAATTAAATCTAGAAGCATATGCATGTGCTTTATCTAAAGTTTATTCTTTTGGACCTATATTTAGAGCAGAAAATTCAAATACAAGTAGACATCTTGCTGAATTTTGGATGTTAGAAGTAGAAAGTGCTTTTTTTACGTTAAAGGATTTAATGGATCTTTCTGAAAGTATGTTGAAGGATGTGGTAGGTACTGTATTAGAAACATGTTTTATTGATATTAAGTTTTTACAAAACGTATTAAATATTGATATTGTTAATAGACTTGAAAAATTTTTAAGTAAAAAATTTTTTAGAATAGAATATAAAGAAGCTATAAGTATATTAAAAAAATCTGGTAAATTTTCTGATAATATACTTTCATCAGAAATAAATTTGTCTTCTGAACATGAAAAATATCTTGTAGAAAAATATTTTAAACTTCCTACTATAATTATAAATTATCCAAAATCTTTTAAAGCTTTTTATATGAAATTGAATGAAAACAATGAGACTGTTGCATCAATGGACTTGTTAGTTCCTAGTGTTGGAGAAATTCTAGGGGGTTCTGAAAGAGAAGAAAACTTAGAAATTTTAGATAAAAGAATTTCCGAATGTGGATTAAATAAAAAAAGTTATTGGTGGTATAGGGATCTTAGAAAATACGGAACTGTTCCGCATTCTGGATTTGGATTAGGTTTTGAGCGTTTGTTATCTTATATCACTGGTGTTAAAAACGTTAGAGATGTATCTCCTTTTCCTAGAACTGTGCGTAATTCTAATATTTAA